CGCTCGGCACGCAGGTCAAGCATCGGCTCTTCGGTCATTTTTTCTTTGTTGATGAGCGATGATAACGCATTACGCAAAGTTTTGCGTCGCTGATTGAAGCCGGCTTTTACCACCTGCCAGAACAGTTTTTCATCGCAATCCAGTTTTTCCGTTTCGTTTCGTGTTAGTCTGATTACTGCCGAAAGTACTTTTGGTGGCGGGTTAAATACCCCGGCTTTTACGGTAAACAGATACTCGGCCTTGTAGTAGGCCTGAATGAAAACACTCAGGATGCCATACTCTTTGCTGCCGGGTTTTTCCACGCAACGCTCGGCTACTTCTTTTTGAAACATGCCTACCACTTCGGTCACCTTGTCGCGGTTATCCAATACTTTGAAAAGGATCTGTGACGAGATATTGTATGGGAAGTTGCCGATGATGCCGAAGGGCTGTTTAAAAATGCTGTCGAAATCCATCTCCAGAAAATCGGCATTGATCAGCCGCTCGCCCAACTGCGGGTATTTTTTTTTCAGGAAATCGTATGATTCGGTGTCGATATCGATGAGGTAGGTTTCCAGGTTTTCTTTCTGGAGCAGAAAGTCTGACAGGATGCCCATGCCCGGACCAACTTCCAGCACCTGGGTGTATTTGTCCTGGTAACGCAAACTGTCTACAATTTTTGAAGCAATATTTTTATCGGTTAAAAAATGCTGACCCAGATGTTTCTTCGCGCTTACCAGTGACATATGCAATTGAATATTTGAGCAAATTACGGCATATTTGTCGGAAAAGCTGAAAGACCATGGCAGAAAGCAGAAAGCTCATGCAAAAATCTCAGCTTAAAACTATATTTGTTAATTGACCAAGTCGGTAACATCCGGGGCTTTTAGCTTTACGCTTTTAGCTTTCTGCTTACAAATCGGCTTTTAGCTAAAAAAATAATGAGCGAAAAATATAAGATAGGGATAAGTATAGGCGATGTTAATGGCATCGGCCTCGAAATTATTATCAAAACCCTGGCCGATTCTGCTATATATAATTACTGTACGCCTATTGTTTACGGGCATACCAAGGTGGCCTCGTTCCATCGCAGATCAATCAACGCGCACGAGCTGAATTTTAACGTTATCACCCACCCATCGCAGGCGCATCATAAAAAAGCCAATATGATTAACTGCTGGGAAGAGGATGTAAAGATTGATTTAGGTGTATCAAACGAGACCGGCGGCAAATACGCATTCCTTTCTCTGGAACGAGCCACGGCTGATTTGCTGGCGGGCGAGATTGACGCCCTGGTAACAGCGCCTATCAATAAAGACAACATCCAGAACGAGAATTTTAATTTTCCCGGTCATACCGAATACCTGCAGGAGCGCGATGAAGCTGCCGAATCACTGATGTTTCTGGTGAGCGATACTTTGCGTGTAGGTGTGGTTACCGGTCATATCCCGGTTGCCCAGATCGCATCGTCTATCACCGGCGAAAAAATTATCGGCAAGCTGAAGCTGATGAACGAAAGCTTGCGTACTGATTTCTGGATCCGCAAACCAAAGATCGCCGTGCTGGGCTTAAACCCGCATGCTGGCGATAATGGATTGATAGGTAAAGAAGAGCAGGAGATTATTGCCCCTGCACTGGAAGAAGCCCGTGCGGCAGGCATCCTGGCATTTGGTCCGTACCCGGCTGACGGCTTTTTTGCCAATGGCAGTTATCAGCAGTTTGATGCCGTGCTGGCCATGTATCATGATCAGGGTTTGATTCCGTTTAAACAGATCTCGTTTGAATCGGGCGTAAACTTTACTGCCGGTTTGAGTTTTGTGCGTACCTCGCCAGACCATGGCACGGCTTACGACATCGCCGGACAGAACAAAGCATCTGAAGTATCATTCCGTGAGGCTTTGTTTACTGCATTGCAGATTGTAAGACATCGTAATGAGAATGAAGAGTTAAATGAAAACCCACTGCAGTTTAGTAAGCTGAGCAGGGACAGAGATTAAAATATCTCCACTAAAAAAAGAGCGAGGGTGTCATCCTGAGCTTGTCGAAGGGCGCGGGAAGGCCGACGCTCGTGTTTCGACAAGCTCAACATGACACCCTTTTTCTATGCGCTGCAAAAGCATAATAAATAAGATTTAATCCCCGCTTGAGAGAGGACTGTGCGATTCCCTCCCTTGGGAGGGTGTAGGGAGGGGTCTATGCAATCATCTATCGTATAAACCCCTCCCTTCCACTTCACAATACCACCGCGCCCCTACTCTCTCAAGAGGGGAATCGCACAAGTCTATCACTTTTTCTAGTCCTTTAGAATAGGCTGTCACCCACCCAAACTGTGTCTACCCATACCACAGCGCCCAACCTGCCAATGCTTTAATAGCTCAAAAGTCATCCCCAAGCAAACATTCCCCATTTTTTTATGTTAAATTTCCGGTCGGTAACGCAAAACTGCCAACTAAATACCCCTATTTAATTATAAGTCCGGCAAACTCAAAATTTGCGGGGTATAAGGCTGTTGGTTAGTTCTTAACTAATAATATTTTCATTCCGGCTGCCGTTTAATCAATATTGGATGCTTAACGCGCCAGGCGCCATACGATGTTCGTGTTTTGATAAATTTAGATTCCAGCCGAGTTCGGTCTATTGATGCTTTTCGTGCGCTCACCATGTTCCTCATGATTTTTGTAAATGATGTGGAAGATGTACCCGGTGTGCCGCAGTGGATAAAGCATGTCGGCGAAAATGCAGATGGCCTTGGTTTGGCCGATACCATCTTTCCTGCTTTTCTTTTTATTGTTGGCTTGTCTATCCCTTTTGCGTTTCAAAGCCGCATTGTTCGGGGCGACACCCGTCTGCTCAAACGCATTTTTACCCGTTCTTTTGCGCTAATTTTTATTGGCTTTTTCCATTCTAATATGGAAACCTATAACGAGGCCATTGCCAAACTGCCCAAACCGGTTTGGGAGAGCCTGGTTACCTTCGGTTTCTTTTTCCTGTTTTTAGATTACAGCAGATTTAAAAAATATAAACGCTACCTGTTCCAGGGATTTGGCGCAGCGTTAATTATTGCCATGTCTGCCCTTTATAAAACCAGCGAGCCGGGGCATACCTGGCTGCATTTTAGTTGGTGGGGCATATTGGGGCTGATTGGCTGGGCGTACTTGTACTGTGCATTGATCTATTATTACAGTAAAGGCGCGTTGTGGGTGCAGGCAGCGTTCTGGCTGTTCTTTATGTTCCTCAATATTGATATCCACTTCGGGTGGTTTGATTTTCTGAGCAAAACCTATAATTACCTGTGGATGGCCGGTAATGGGGCCATGCAAAGTTTCACCATGGCCGGCATCTTTGTGGCGGTACTGTATATGCGCCTCTCGAAAGAGAAGGAATTGCGCATGTTGTGGGTGGGCATGTTGTTGATGGCCGTGATTTTATTTAACCTTGGTTTTATTGTGCGCCTGTACAGCGGAGGCATTTCTAAGGCGCGTGACACCCCGTCATGGGTGCTGATCTGCACCGGTATTAGTTTGGTGGCTTACTTGTTTTTTGTGCTGCTGGTTGATGTGTGGAAGAAATATAAGTTGTTTAAACCTATTGAGCCCGCGGGTACCAACACCTTTACCTGTTACCTGGTGCCGTTTTTGTTTTACCCGGCCTATGAGATGTCTAACCTGGGCTATCCCGAAGTGCTGAGCGAAGGGATGGGTGGGTTGATTAAGTGTATCGTCTTCTCGTTTGTAATGGTGTGGATTGCCGGTTTGCTGGCCAAGATCAACGTCAGGCTTAAGATTTAGCCCCATACAGATTAATGCCCTTTAAAATTCGTGTTATTTAATTATAAACAGCCGTTAACTTAAACGCTCATTTTGTAGTTTTGGGGCATGTTCTGGTACGAAGAAGAGGTAAAGCAATTAGAAGCCAAAGCCGTCAATACAGCCGCCTGGGGCGAAACCTTGTTTTACGGTAGTTCTTCTATCCGTTTGTGGTCAACCCTCGGGCATGATTTTCCGGACCTTAAGCCGGTCAACCTCGGCTTTGGTGGTTCTACATTGGCGGCGTGCGTTTGGTTTTCTGAGCGCATCCTCTCTCCTTATCGTCCTAAGCGACTCATCTTATATGCGGGCGACAATGATCTGGGCGATGGCCGCAATCCAGAGGAAGTACTCATCTTTTTCCAGGAGTTTACAGAAAGGGTGAAGCAAATGTTTGGCGACTTGCCTTGCTGGTTCATTTCGCTTAAACCTAGTTTGGCCCGGTGGAATATTGTTGATAAATTTAAGTACACCAATACACTGGTACAGGCAGAGATTAATGATCATCAGCCTAACTGGAAATTTATTAACCTTTTTCCGGAAATGCTTAACGATAAAGGCATGCCCCGACGCGATTTTTATGATGGCGATGGCCTGCATCTCAGCCTAGCCGGTTACTACGTATGGAAATCACAAGTAAATAAAGCCATCAACCAAAATATATGAAACGGGAGTATTACTGCTGGCACAGTCCCAATCTTAAGCGCGATATGGAAATGCTTGTTTTTGGTGATGGTGGCCCGTCGGTATTATTTTTCCCTACCCGTATGGCCCGTTTTTTTGACTATGAAAATTGGGGCATAGTTGGCGCAGTTCAGGATAAAATTAAAAGAGGCGAACTGCAGTTGTACTGTGTAGACAGCATTGACAGCGAAAGTTTCTACAATCAAGACATCCACCCTTCAGAGCGCATTGTGCGCCACCTGCAATACGAGCAATATATTTTAGAGGAAGTAGTACCGCGGATGGACAATACCGACGGCCTTATCGTTGCCGGTTGTAGCATGGGCGCTTACCATGCCGCCACTCTGGCCTTCAGAAAACCCGAATTATTCTATAAAGCCGTATGCATGAGCGGCCGGTATGACTTAACCCGTCAGATTGGTGATTTTCGCGATCTGTTTGACGGCTATCATAACGAGGATATCTACTTCAGCATGCCACGCCAGTTTGTGCGCCATGTGCATGATCCGGTAAACCTTACCGCCATGCGCGATATGGAGATCATTATTGCCATTGGCGAAACAGATCCGTTTATTGATGATAACCGGGAGTTTGATGCCCTGTTGTGGGATAAAGGTATCGAACATCAGTTTCCCATTTGGGAAGGTTATGCGCATCGCCCGCGCTACTGGCGCCAAATGGCCCAGCTTTACTTTTAAGAGCCGTTTTTACGCAAATAAGCTATACCTTATTTTTTAGTTAATGTGGAGTTTACAAATCTCCGGTTACTTTGCGACGTATAATTGGGGAAATCCCATCAACTTAAATCTTAACATCCGGGGCCGCGTCGCAGTAATTGCACGCGGCTCTTTTTTATTATCACCTCCGCTACTGATTACACATATACAGCACGTCATTGCGAGGAACGAAGCAATCTCTGCGAAGGACACTCCGACTTGCTAAGTGGATTTGCATGTACAGAGATTGCTTCGTTCCTCGCAATGACGTGTGGTGATAGCAGGTAGTAGTTTGATTAATAGACAGCTGTTTGCTATATTGTTTTTGAACAGACCATGGTCGGTCAAAATGACTCTCAATCAATTATTTAACAAAATTTTCACTTGCTGTGCAACGTAGCCAAAAACGCTGCGTCTATTATCCATGAAAGCTGATTCACAATTGGAAGCGCTATATATAGATAAGCATTATCAACTGGTGGCCGAGTGCAAGCAGGGCAGCAAAAAAGCCTGCTATGAACTGTACCGCCTGTATGCCAAGGCTATGCTGAACGTGGCGTTCAGGATAGTGGGCAATACCGATGAGGCTGAAGATGTGCTTCAGGAGGCTTTTCTGGATGCCTTTAACCGCATAAAGGATTTCAGGCAAGAAACCACCTTTGGCCTGTGGCTAAAACAAATTGTGGTGCATCGTGCCATCAATCTGTTGCGTAAACGCAAGATGGACCTGATAGGGATGGATGGCGATGAGCTGGAAAATATTGCGGATGAGGAACCGGAGGATCTGGAAGAAATTCAATATAAAGTGGAGCAGGTAAAAGAGGCCATGAAAGAGTTGCCCGAAGGATACCGGGTGGTGATATCGCTCTATCTGTTAGAGGGGTACGATCACGAAGAGATAGGACAAATATTACATATAACAGAAAACACCTCAAGAACCCAGTTTTTGAGAGCTAAACGCAAGTTAAGCGAGATATTAAAACAGAAAGGATTAGTGGCATGAGCAAGCAGTTAGAAGATTTTATAAAAGCCAACCGCGAACAATTTGATGACCTTGAACCCCGCCTGGGTTTATGGAATAAAATTGAGGGTCAGCTCAACTTTGAGCAAGAGGAGCCAGAGCAGCCAAAAAAGGGCGACGTCAGAACTTTCTCCCTGGGCTTTGTGCTACGCATGGCCGCCATCATCATCGTAGTAATGGCCGTTGGCTTTATGTTATACATTCAAAAAAGCGCGGGCACTAAGGTTGATTATGCTAAGATCAACCCAGAGTATGCCCAGCAACGCATCCGCTACGCCTCTATGGTGCAGGCCAAACGTACCGAGCTTAAAGAACTCACCAAAACCAACCCTGAGCTTTACAAAGAGTTTAGCGCAGATTTAACCAAAATGGATTCGACCTATAATCGTCTCAATAAAGATTTAGCTACCAGTCCTAACCAGGAACGTGTTTTACGTGCAATGATCCGGAACTTGCAAATACAAACCGAGGTACTTAATCAGCAACTAAATGTAATTGAACAGTACAACGAATTTAAAGATCAACAACAAAATGAAACTAAGAGTATATAAAGCTGCCGGCGCAATAGTGCTTGGTTTGGCAGCCTTTAGTCTGCGCGTTGCAGCGCAGCCCGCTGCCGCCCCGGCTCCGGCAGCTCCCCAGGTAACGGCTCCGGCTCCAGCGCCGGTTATTGCCGCTATAAGGGTCAGGCCTCATGTGCTGGCTATCCCCGCTGTCAAATTGGAGGGAATGAGTATACTAACGTCGTTAGACTCTGGCATGATGCAGGATACCACCTACACCCGCAAAATGAAAGAGTTGCAGGGTAAAATGCGCGAGCTGCAAAACCAGATGCGCGATCTGAGTCGCGAGCAAGGGCGTAAAGCGGCAGATGATGCCCGGAGCCGGGGCAGGGACGCGGCAGAACGTGCCCGCGACCTGGCCGAACGCAGCAAGGACAGGGCCGACAGGATGGACAAGAACTTTGATAAAACGTTTAGCGAAAAATTCAAAGACTTTGGTCAGAAGTTTCAGTTCCGTTTTGATAAAGGCGATGCCGACCTGGACAAAAGAGTGGCCAGCGGTGATGTCAAACTCAAAACAAAAACCTACAGCAAAAGCTATAACGTTGGCAGGGACGATAAGCTACAGATTAGCAACATGTATGGTAAGGTTACCATTAACACCTGGGGAAAGAATGAATTTAAGGTTGATGTGGAGATAAAAGCCTACGCCGATGATGACGACAAAGCGCAGGATTTACTGAACCGAGTAAGCATTACCGATGGCAAGGAT
This region of Mucilaginibacter yixingensis genomic DNA includes:
- the rsmA gene encoding 16S rRNA (adenine(1518)-N(6)/adenine(1519)-N(6))-dimethyltransferase RsmA; this translates as MSLVSAKKHLGQHFLTDKNIASKIVDSLRYQDKYTQVLEVGPGMGILSDFLLQKENLETYLIDIDTESYDFLKKKYPQLGERLINADFLEMDFDSIFKQPFGIIGNFPYNISSQILFKVLDNRDKVTEVVGMFQKEVAERCVEKPGSKEYGILSVFIQAYYKAEYLFTVKAGVFNPPPKVLSAVIRLTRNETEKLDCDEKLFWQVVKAGFNQRRKTLRNALSSLINKEKMTEEPMLDLRAERLSVADFVALTNKISAARD
- the pdxA gene encoding 4-hydroxythreonine-4-phosphate dehydrogenase PdxA, producing MSEKYKIGISIGDVNGIGLEIIIKTLADSAIYNYCTPIVYGHTKVASFHRRSINAHELNFNVITHPSQAHHKKANMINCWEEDVKIDLGVSNETGGKYAFLSLERATADLLAGEIDALVTAPINKDNIQNENFNFPGHTEYLQERDEAAESLMFLVSDTLRVGVVTGHIPVAQIASSITGEKIIGKLKLMNESLRTDFWIRKPKIAVLGLNPHAGDNGLIGKEEQEIIAPALEEARAAGILAFGPYPADGFFANGSYQQFDAVLAMYHDQGLIPFKQISFESGVNFTAGLSFVRTSPDHGTAYDIAGQNKASEVSFREALFTALQIVRHRNENEELNENPLQFSKLSRDRD
- a CDS encoding DUF5009 domain-containing protein codes for the protein MINLDSSRVRSIDAFRALTMFLMIFVNDVEDVPGVPQWIKHVGENADGLGLADTIFPAFLFIVGLSIPFAFQSRIVRGDTRLLKRIFTRSFALIFIGFFHSNMETYNEAIAKLPKPVWESLVTFGFFFLFLDYSRFKKYKRYLFQGFGAALIIAMSALYKTSEPGHTWLHFSWWGILGLIGWAYLYCALIYYYSKGALWVQAAFWLFFMFLNIDIHFGWFDFLSKTYNYLWMAGNGAMQSFTMAGIFVAVLYMRLSKEKELRMLWVGMLLMAVILFNLGFIVRLYSGGISKARDTPSWVLICTGISLVAYLFFVLLVDVWKKYKLFKPIEPAGTNTFTCYLVPFLFYPAYEMSNLGYPEVLSEGMGGLIKCIVFSFVMVWIAGLLAKINVRLKI
- a CDS encoding GDSL-type esterase/lipase family protein, which translates into the protein MFWYEEEVKQLEAKAVNTAAWGETLFYGSSSIRLWSTLGHDFPDLKPVNLGFGGSTLAACVWFSERILSPYRPKRLILYAGDNDLGDGRNPEEVLIFFQEFTERVKQMFGDLPCWFISLKPSLARWNIVDKFKYTNTLVQAEINDHQPNWKFINLFPEMLNDKGMPRRDFYDGDGLHLSLAGYYVWKSQVNKAINQNI
- a CDS encoding esterase family protein encodes the protein MKREYYCWHSPNLKRDMEMLVFGDGGPSVLFFPTRMARFFDYENWGIVGAVQDKIKRGELQLYCVDSIDSESFYNQDIHPSERIVRHLQYEQYILEEVVPRMDNTDGLIVAGCSMGAYHAATLAFRKPELFYKAVCMSGRYDLTRQIGDFRDLFDGYHNEDIYFSMPRQFVRHVHDPVNLTAMRDMEIIIAIGETDPFIDDNREFDALLWDKGIEHQFPIWEGYAHRPRYWRQMAQLYF
- a CDS encoding RNA polymerase sigma factor; protein product: MKADSQLEALYIDKHYQLVAECKQGSKKACYELYRLYAKAMLNVAFRIVGNTDEAEDVLQEAFLDAFNRIKDFRQETTFGLWLKQIVVHRAINLLRKRKMDLIGMDGDELENIADEEPEDLEEIQYKVEQVKEAMKELPEGYRVVISLYLLEGYDHEEIGQILHITENTSRTQFLRAKRKLSEILKQKGLVA